A stretch of DNA from Allomeiothermus silvanus DSM 9946:
GAAAAAACATGGCCTGCGGCGGCTCGTCACCCTTACCGGGGCGGGGGTACCCCAGCCAGGCGACCAGCCTAAAATCTTCGACCGCTTAATGCGTTTTTTGCTGGGGGTACTGGCGAAGGACGTACTCCAGGACTCCATCCGGCACGCCGAGCTGGTGCGGGATTCCGGCTTGGACTGGACTATCGTGCGGGTTCCGGTGCTGACGGATGGCCCAGCTCGGGGCAACTACCGCATCGGGATGGTGGGGGTCAATTCGGGAGCTCGCATCAGCCGCGCGGACGTGGCGGCTTTCATGCTCAAGGCCGCCACCGATAAGGAGATGATCGGGAAGGCACCGGTGATCAGTTACTGAGGCTTGCACGGAGGGCCTGGTGGGGCGGGGTAGGGTGGATTTGACCTTTGGCTCCAGACCTTCGACAATATCCCCCGATGTACCTGACTCGGCTCGCTTACCTTCACCTCAAGGTGCGGCACCTCGAGGCCGCCGTGACCTTTTACACCCGGTTTCTGGATTTGCAGCTTTCCGAGCGTTTTGGTGGCACCGCGCTCTTGGTTTCCTCGGGAAGCGATGCCCACTTCGAACTCGCCCTCAGCGAGGGGGAACCCGGCGGACCGGTGACCCTGGGTTTCGCAGTGGCCTCGGAGGAGGATTTCATGGCAGCTAAGCGCTTTGTGGCACTCGAGGGCGTCCGCCATACCCTCGAGGACCGCGGCATCGCCCACGTGCTGTCCCTGCACGACCCCGACGGCAACACCGTGGAGATCTTCCTTGACCGGCGGAAGTCGGGCGGGGTGGCCTTCTGGCGGGGGGAATCGAAAGCAATAGCATCGGGATAACCAACCTCCTTAGCCGAGGGGCTGATTTATACTCG
This window harbors:
- a CDS encoding NAD(P)-dependent oxidoreductase, whose product is MKVVVFGASGRTGKLLVEQALAAGHEVTAFVRDPSKLGIRHERLRVVQGKLEETEKVEQAIAGQDVVFSAVGPVRGERKDIMELAAKQILSAMKKHGLRRLVTLTGAGVPQPGDQPKIFDRLMRFLLGVLAKDVLQDSIRHAELVRDSGLDWTIVRVPVLTDGPARGNYRIGMVGVNSGARISRADVAAFMLKAATDKEMIGKAPVISY
- a CDS encoding VOC family protein, which translates into the protein MYLTRLAYLHLKVRHLEAAVTFYTRFLDLQLSERFGGTALLVSSGSDAHFELALSEGEPGGPVTLGFAVASEEDFMAAKRFVALEGVRHTLEDRGIAHVLSLHDPDGNTVEIFLDRRKSGGVAFWRGESKAIASG